DNA from Longimicrobium sp.:
CGATCCGGCTGTCGTCATAGGATCGGGCTTCGGGGGACTCGCCGCGGCCATCCGCCTGCGCGCCCGTGGGCATCGCGTGGTGCTGCTGGAGGCGATGGACCAGCCCGGCGGGCGCGCGGCCGTCTTCCGCCGCGATGGCTTCACCTTCGACGCGGGCCCGACCGTCATCACCGCGCCCTACCTGCTTCACGAGCTGTTCGAGCTGGCGGGGCGCGACTCGCGCGACTACTTCGAGCTGGTGCCCGTCGACCCGTTCTACCGCGTGGAATTCGCGGACGGCTCCCGGTTCGACTACGTGGGCGACGAGGAGCGCCTCATCGCCCAGATCGCCGCCCTCTCGCCAGAAGACGTGGACGGCTACCGCAGGCTGGCGGCGCACGCGGAAAAGATCTTCGACGTGGGCTACACGCAGCTCTCGGACGTGCCGTTCGGGCGCGCGGCGGACATGCTGCGCGTCCTTCCGGCCATGCTCCGCCTGGGCAACCACCGCTCGGTCTACGACCAGGTGGCGAAGTACATCCAGGACGAGCGGCTGCGGCAGGTCTTCACCTTCGAGCCGCTCCTGGTGGGCGGCAACCCGTTCCGCATCACCTCCATCTACCTGCTGATCCACTGGCTGGAGCGGAAGTGGGGCGTCTGGTTCGCGAAGGGCGGCACCACCTCCATCGTGCACGGGCTGGTGAAGCTGCTGGACGAGATGGGCGTGGAGATGCACTTCGGGACGCCGGCCGAGCGGATCGAGACGCGCGGCGGCCGGGCGGTGGCGGTGCACGCGGGGGGGCGCAGGATCGCGGCCTCGATGGTCGTCGCCAACGCCGATCCCACGCAGGTGTATGGATCGCTCCTGGCGCCTGAGGAGCGCAACTGGCGCACGCGCGCGACGCTGAAGACAAGGCGGTACTCGATGGGTCTCTTCGTGGGCTACTTCGGCACGAAGAAGCAGTACCCGGAGCTGGCGCACCACACCATCCTCATGGGACCGCGCTACAAGGGACTCCTCGACGACATCTTCGACCGCAAGGTGCTCGCAAAGGACTTCTCGCTCTACCTGCACGCTCCCACGCGCACCGATCCGTCGCTGGCGCCCGCGGGGTGCGAGACGTTCTACGTCCTCTCCCCCGTCCCCAACCTGCAGAGTGGGATCGATTGGGACGAGGCGGGGCCCGAGTACTTCGAGCGCATCCTGTCGCACCTGGAGCGCACCCTTCTGCCCGGACTGCGCGACTCGCTGGCGACGTCGTTCCACCTGACGCCCACCTACTTCCGCGACACGCTGCGCTCCACGCACGGCGCGGGGTTCGGCATCGAGCCGCGGCTGACGCAGTCGGCGTACTTCCGCTACCACAACCAGTCGCCGCACGCGGGCGGGCTCTACTTCGTGGGCGCGGGCACGCACCCCGGCGCGGGAGTCCCGGGGGTGCTTTCGACAGCCAAGGTGCTGGAGCGCATCATGCCCGCGCCGGCCCATCCACTTCCCCTCCCCGCGGCGCCCGCGCGCGCCGCCGCCTTCGCGTGAACGCGCAGCTGCTGGCGGAGAGCCACGACGTCTTCCGGCGGAAGGCGCGCACCTTCTGGTGGGCGAGCCGCCTGCTGCCGCGTTCGGTGCGCGACGACGCGGCCACCGTGTACGCGTTCTGTCGCATGGTGGACGACATGGGGGACGAAGCCGACGATCCTTTGGCCGCGGAGCTTGCGCTGGAGGCTTTGTCCAATGAAGTTGCAGGACGCACACAACCACGTCCGATCGTAGCAGAGCTCCGTGCCGCCGCCGAGCGCCTGGGCCTGCCCATGGAAGCCGCCGCCGAGCTGATCGCGGGCGTGCGCGGCGACCTGGGGGTGGTGCGGATGGCGGACGACGCGGAGCTGGTGCGCTACTGCTACAGGGTAGCCTCGACGGTCGGGCTCATGATGTGCGGAGTGCTCGGCGTGCGCTGCCGCGAGGCGCTCCCCCACGCCATCGACCTGGGGATCGCCATGCAGCTCACCAACATCTGCCGCGACGTGGCGGAAGACGCGGAGCGCGGGCGCGTGTACCTCCCCGCCGAGCGCCTGCGCGCCGCGGGGATCGATCCGGAAGAGGTGGTGCGCGGGGAGGCGGATCCGGAGCGGCTGGCGATTGTGGTCCGGAGTGTGCTGGCGCACGCGGACCGCTATTACCGGAGCGCCGACGGTGGGATGCGCGACATCCCCTGGCGCTTCCGCCCGGCGATTCTGGTTGCGAGCCGCACCTATCGCGCCATCGGCGTCAAGCTTCGTGGGCGCGCGCCGGGGACGGCGGGGCGCGCGGTGGTGCCCTGGCCGGAGAAGCTGGCGTGGAGCGCGACGGCCGTGGCCGCCTCGCTGCGGCCCGCGATCCTGGGGATTACGCCACGCTGGGCGCACGAACGTGCTCTCCACCAGGCCCTGCGGGGGCTGCCGGGAGCGAATGCATGATTTGAACGTATCCGCACGGGCTCGGGAGGGTCCAACACCGATGACGTACCGGATCAAACGGGTGGCGCACCTCACCGGGATCAATCCGGCAACGCTTCGCGCCTGGGAGCGGCGCTACCAGCTCCTGACCCCCCGCCGCTCCCCCGCGGGGTACCGGCTGTACACCGACGAGGACGTCGCCATCCTGGCGCGAATCAAGCGCCTGATCGACGAGGGCCTCTCCATCGGCGAGGCGCTGGAGCGGGTGCGGCAGACCTCCGTCCCGCTCTCCCCGCACGCCGACGCCGCCCTGCTGGAAGCGGTGCGCGACGAGATCGCGGCCGCGCTCCTCTCCATGGACCGCCCCCGCGCGCAGGCCGCGTGGGAGCGCCTCTCCTCCGTCCCCTCGCTGCGCCGTGTGGACGAGGTGCTGATGCCCGTCCTCCGCCTGGTGGGCGAGCGCTGGGCGTGCGGCGAGATCGGCGTCGCGGACGAGCACTACGCCACCGCCTTCGCGCGCGAGAAGCTGGCCGCCATCTTCGGCGAGCTGGAGGGCGGCATCGCGGGAGGGCCGCTCGCCGTGTGCGCCGGCCTTCCCGGCGAGTACCACGAGCTGGGGCTGATGGGCGCCGCGCTGCACCTGCTGGACGCGGGGTGGCGCGTGATCTACCTGGGGATCGTCGTGCCGCTGGAGGAGATCGGGCGTGTGGCCGGCGAGCGCCGGGCCACGATGGTGTGCACCTCGGTGATGCGCCCCATGAGCCCCGAGGAGTTCGCCGCCCTGGCCGCCGAGCTGCGCCGCGTGCTTCCCGACGGCACCGAGATCGTCATCGGCGGCGGCGGCATCCCGGTCAGCCTCGAAGCTCCGCCCGAGCGCGTGCGCGTCGTCGGCGAGCTGCGAGACCTGCTGGCGACGGCCTGAACAGCCTCACACAGAGACGCAGAGGGAACCACAAGAACCGCAGGAGGGGTTCTTCGCGGCTTGCGGTTTTTCTCCGTGCCTCTGTGTGATCGTTGAAAAGGGGCGGGCACCTCGTGGTGCCCGCCCCTTCTCGTTGGTCCGTCAGGCGTTCATCGCCTCGGCCGGCTGCTCGGCGCGCTGGTCGCCGGTGTTCTGCATCCCGCCCAGCTGGATGCGGCGCCGGCGCACCCGCTCGCTCTTGGGGATGGCGACGGTGAGGACGCCGTCCTGGAAGTCGGCCTGGATCTGCTCCGGGTCGACGTCGCGCGGCAGGACGAAGGAGCGCGTGAAGGTCCCGTAGCGGCGCTCGGCCAGGTGGAAGCGGCTGGGCTCGCCCTCCATGCGCTCCTCCCGCTTCTCGCCGCGGATGGTCAGGACGTTGTTCTCCACATCCACCTCGATGTTGTCCCGCGTCAGCCCCGGCATCTCGGACACCACGCGGATCTCGCGCTCCGTCTCGATCACGTCGGTGTCGGGCGCGCGCATCAGGTTGCCGCCGTTCCCGTTGCGGTGCCCGTTGCCGCCGAACACGGTGCCGAAGAGCTGGTCGATGGGGTCGCTGTAGCGCGTCGGATAGAGTGCCATGGTCGCCTCCTCTTCTGTTCTTCTCCCGGTTGAACATGATGTATCCCGCGGCTCGCCCGCGGTTGGCCCCGCGTTAGGCAACCCGCGGGCCCGTTCGAAGCGATCAAAATGGCAAACCCCCGGCACTTCCCGGCAGACTCAACTGCAATGCTGGCAGGAGGATGGGGGGCACACAGGAGCGCCAGCGTGACGGAAGGGACAGCGGGCGGACGGGTTTTGGGAGCGGGGGTTGAAGGTATGGCGGCCGCGGTGCGAGACTAGGGCCCCCACCCCCCGACCCCCTCCCCCGCCCGCGGGGGAGCGGGGGGAGGGGGAGAACTTCTCGCGCGTCGGAGGGATTCGGTATGTGGAAGCGGATGAGGGCTGCGTCGAGCGGCATACAGGGAGCAGCGCGGCGCATGCGCTGCGCGCCTACGCGGGCAGAGGCGGTGCTGTGGGAGGTGCTTCGTGAGCGGAAGCTGTGCGGAGTGCGCTTCCGGCGGCAGCACGCGATCGACCGCTTCATCCTCGACTTCTACTCCACGTCGCACAAGCTGGCCATCGAAGTGGATGGGGAGATCCACGACCAGCAGCAGGAGCAGGACGCGGCGCGGACGGAGCACCTGGAGGCGCGCGGATTCCGCGTGCTCCGCTTCCGCAACGAGGAAGTACTGCACGCCCTGCCCCTGGTCCTGTCCCGCATTCGCGACGCGATCGAGGCGGGCAGTCCGGGAGAACGTTAGTTCCCCCCCTTCCCCCACGCTCCCCCGCGTGCGGGGGAGGGGCCGGGGGGTGGGGGCCCACCCGGCACAGATCGTGAAGTACCGCCCCGCCCCAGCGCGGGCACGCGCCCGCGGCAGGCACACGGCATCACCGGAGGGACATCATGGCCGGCAAGCGACCCGATCAGTACCGAATCGATCCGCGCGAGGGCGGCGCTACGGACTACAAGAACCTCCCCCAGAGCGGGCAGGGCAACTCGGACCTGGACGACACCATCGCACTGGACAAGCAGCGGATGGCCCAGTCGGAGCACCAGGTGGAGGCGGAGGCGGGGCCGGTGAACCTGGGCAAGCCCGCGCCCTCCGTGCACGCCCGCGCCGGCACGCCGGTAGACATCGACGGCAACCCGCTGGGCGAGGGCGGTTCGCAGAGCGCGCAGGACGAGGGGCGCGAGCGCGAGGCGCGAGGCAACACCGACCCGCGCGAAGAAGGGGTGGGGGCGTGAGCGAGACGGGGAACGCCGGGGCCGACGGGGCGGGACCCGCGCGCGCCAGCCAGCCCGGCCCGCGCAAGGAGGTGGGTACGGCCGCGAGCTCGCAGCTCCACCCGCCGCACGTGGACGTCAACGCGACCGACGCGGCCGCGCAGGAGTCCAACACCTCGCCGGTGGACGTCCCGGTGCTCCCCGCCAACGCGCACGGCACCGACCACGGCGGCACCACCACCGGCACGCAAGACGACGCGAGCATGTACGGCGGCCGCCCCGGCGAGGACAAGGACCGCACCCCCACCGACATGCCCTGACCCGCTACGGGTTCACGCGAACGAACAGAGGCACGGAGACCATGTCTCCGTGCCTCTGTTTTTGCGGCCCTCACCCTGCCGCGATGCACGCTCACGCCCACAGATCCACGCCACCGCCCGTCCCCCAGGCAGTTTTGGGGGAGAGGCCGCGAGTTCACGAGCGGGGGAGGGGGCCCCGCGACGGCCTCTTTCGAGCGGTTCCGGCCCCTACCGCGCCGCACCGCGCAACGCGACCGCCGGCCGCCAAAACCTCACCTTCGCGCAACGCTCGGCAGGAGGGGTATTTGGGCATCGCGGGCCGCACCGCAAGCCCCTCGAGGGGTACGAACAGGCACAACGTTTGCGCCCCTTGCGCAACCCTTGACCACAACCTGTTGGGCGTGTACTCTTTGCTTCCCGCTACAGCTTGTGCTTGCCTGCACACGTGTGGTCTGCCCGCCGGGCGAATGTAAACGCCCATCGTTCCACTGTTTGCGCTCAACTCCAGCACCCGAGGATCGCCGAATGACCCCCACCACGCCGACCGAAGCCGCCGTCCTCCCGCAGGTGGACCTCCCGCTCGCTGAGCTCTCCGACAACGCGCGGATCGTCCTCGCCAAGCGCTACCTGAAAAAGGATGCGGCCGGTCAGCCGGTGGAAGTGCCGGAGGAGATGTTCTGGCGCGTCGCCTACACCATCGCCTCGGCGGACCGTAAGTACGGCGCCACAGACGAGGAAGTGGAGACGGCCGCGCGCGAGTTCTACGCGCTGATGACCAAGCGCCTCTTCGAGCCCAACTCGCCCACGCTGATGAACGCCGGGCGTCCGCTGGGGCAGCTCTCGGCCTGCTTCGTCCTGCCGGTGGACGACGCGCTCAGCAACGACAAGAGCGGCGTCTACGACACGCTGCGCTCCATGGCGATGGTGCACCAGTCGGGCGGCGGCACCGGCTTCTCGTTCAGCCGCAT
Protein-coding regions in this window:
- a CDS encoding MerR family transcriptional regulator, which encodes MTYRIKRVAHLTGINPATLRAWERRYQLLTPRRSPAGYRLYTDEDVAILARIKRLIDEGLSIGEALERVRQTSVPLSPHADAALLEAVRDEIAAALLSMDRPRAQAAWERLSSVPSLRRVDEVLMPVLRLVGERWACGEIGVADEHYATAFAREKLAAIFGELEGGIAGGPLAVCAGLPGEYHELGLMGAALHLLDAGWRVIYLGIVVPLEEIGRVAGERRATMVCTSVMRPMSPEEFAALAAELRRVLPDGTEIVIGGGGIPVSLEAPPERVRVVGELRDLLATA
- a CDS encoding Hsp20/alpha crystallin family protein, which translates into the protein MALYPTRYSDPIDQLFGTVFGGNGHRNGNGGNLMRAPDTDVIETEREIRVVSEMPGLTRDNIEVDVENNVLTIRGEKREERMEGEPSRFHLAERRYGTFTRSFVLPRDVDPEQIQADFQDGVLTVAIPKSERVRRRRIQLGGMQNTGDQRAEQPAEAMNA
- a CDS encoding phytoene/squalene synthase family protein, translated to MNAQLLAESHDVFRRKARTFWWASRLLPRSVRDDAATVYAFCRMVDDMGDEADDPLAAELALEALSNEVAGRTQPRPIVAELRAAAERLGLPMEAAAELIAGVRGDLGVVRMADDAELVRYCYRVASTVGLMMCGVLGVRCREALPHAIDLGIAMQLTNICRDVAEDAERGRVYLPAERLRAAGIDPEEVVRGEADPERLAIVVRSVLAHADRYYRSADGGMRDIPWRFRPAILVASRTYRAIGVKLRGRAPGTAGRAVVPWPEKLAWSATAVAASLRPAILGITPRWAHERALHQALRGLPGANA
- a CDS encoding phytoene desaturase, which gives rise to MSDPAVVIGSGFGGLAAAIRLRARGHRVVLLEAMDQPGGRAAVFRRDGFTFDAGPTVITAPYLLHELFELAGRDSRDYFELVPVDPFYRVEFADGSRFDYVGDEERLIAQIAALSPEDVDGYRRLAAHAEKIFDVGYTQLSDVPFGRAADMLRVLPAMLRLGNHRSVYDQVAKYIQDERLRQVFTFEPLLVGGNPFRITSIYLLIHWLERKWGVWFAKGGTTSIVHGLVKLLDEMGVEMHFGTPAERIETRGGRAVAVHAGGRRIAASMVVANADPTQVYGSLLAPEERNWRTRATLKTRRYSMGLFVGYFGTKKQYPELAHHTILMGPRYKGLLDDIFDRKVLAKDFSLYLHAPTRTDPSLAPAGCETFYVLSPVPNLQSGIDWDEAGPEYFERILSHLERTLLPGLRDSLATSFHLTPTYFRDTLRSTHGAGFGIEPRLTQSAYFRYHNQSPHAGGLYFVGAGTHPGAGVPGVLSTAKVLERIMPAPAHPLPLPAAPARAAAFA
- a CDS encoding endonuclease domain-containing protein; amino-acid sequence: MRAASSGIQGAARRMRCAPTRAEAVLWEVLRERKLCGVRFRRQHAIDRFILDFYSTSHKLAIEVDGEIHDQQQEQDAARTEHLEARGFRVLRFRNEEVLHALPLVLSRIRDAIEAGSPGER